From a single Lentisphaera profundi genomic region:
- a CDS encoding RNA polymerase sigma factor: MTDTELIEAAQKGDMHAFSQLVERYQRNVRACLAVRLNNRFEVDDLAQEAFLVAYRKINDFDGSKAFGPWIRSISFYLLKNYWRKHKPDAVGGSAELQILIDEEIGLKYSDNNESDSLAALKVCTKKLDEGLQNIVQLHYHDGLSVAELTEKLGVKHSAMTMRLHRMRDQLRRCITETRGACQL, encoded by the coding sequence ATGACTGACACGGAACTCATTGAAGCAGCACAAAAAGGCGATATGCACGCTTTTTCTCAGCTAGTAGAACGCTATCAGCGCAATGTACGCGCCTGCTTAGCCGTGCGTCTAAACAATCGCTTTGAAGTCGATGACCTCGCTCAAGAAGCCTTCCTCGTTGCCTACCGCAAGATTAATGATTTCGATGGCTCAAAAGCTTTTGGTCCCTGGATCCGCAGTATTTCTTTTTACCTTCTTAAAAATTACTGGCGCAAGCACAAACCCGATGCAGTTGGTGGCTCGGCTGAACTACAAATACTCATTGACGAAGAAATTGGTCTAAAATATTCCGATAATAATGAGTCCGACTCTCTTGCTGCACTCAAAGTATGCACCAAAAAACTGGACGAGGGCCTGCAAAACATTGTCCAACTTCATTACCACGACGGCCTTTCTGTCGCTGAACTCACTGAGAAACTAGGAGTCAAGCATAGCGCCATGACCATGCGCTTGCATCGCATGCGCGACCAATTGCGTCGCTGTATAACTGAAACTCGTGGAGCTTGTCAACTATGA
- a CDS encoding LamG-like jellyroll fold domain-containing protein translates to MNTDEELLIARYLAGENVDEPLLDACRQNPALLKDLADFVATERLLQFNAVEDDLFVQEFEQKLKLEKEDSFTDQFNQKLKKQQESRFTFIKIAAVACMLILPLFLFKSSVAPAPKSMPIAKIAKSLGNSQYSAGSEVLAGLFTLETGYAEMTLKNGVQLTLEAPITLDFKNPDLIHLLKGNLVANVPKQAIGFTVLTPSSEIIDLGTEFAVGVNADGASEVHVILGEVKARGLKEKQFVNLYKDDARAFDVHHQMSIIESDPMRFRRSLPGQSPHDPNFLHWSFDDNAAITSASGKGFNPEEFPGELKAINNGTGPIYENGQFGKALFYNGKDAYVETSFKGISGNKPRTVAFWTKVPEDFTSRNGYGMISWGLHQKGAAWQISPNPAKKEGQIGRIRIGTMEAPVVGTTDLRDRRWHHIAVVMYGGEADTSTHILLYVDGKLENTSHKAVHRIDTILDNKNSRPLIFGRNMAFSTDDKNIRDKFFRGWLDEIFIFDAALNQEQIQNLMDTNSL, encoded by the coding sequence ATGAATACCGATGAAGAACTACTCATTGCCCGCTACCTTGCCGGGGAGAATGTTGATGAGCCCTTGCTCGATGCCTGTCGCCAAAACCCCGCATTGCTCAAGGACCTTGCCGATTTTGTCGCCACCGAGCGCCTTTTACAATTTAACGCAGTGGAAGACGATTTATTTGTTCAAGAATTTGAGCAAAAACTCAAACTAGAAAAAGAAGATTCCTTTACTGATCAATTTAATCAGAAGCTTAAAAAACAACAAGAATCTCGTTTTACATTTATCAAGATTGCGGCTGTAGCGTGCATGCTTATCCTTCCTTTATTTTTGTTTAAATCCTCTGTGGCTCCTGCACCTAAATCAATGCCAATTGCTAAGATCGCAAAAAGCCTTGGCAATTCTCAGTATAGCGCAGGCTCAGAAGTCTTAGCTGGCTTATTCACTCTTGAGACGGGTTATGCCGAAATGACGCTAAAAAATGGTGTCCAACTGACCCTTGAGGCTCCCATCACCTTGGATTTCAAAAATCCCGATCTCATCCATTTACTCAAGGGTAATTTAGTTGCGAATGTCCCCAAACAGGCCATTGGTTTCACTGTCTTGACTCCTAGTTCAGAAATCATTGATTTAGGCACTGAATTTGCCGTAGGAGTGAATGCTGATGGCGCTTCCGAAGTCCACGTCATATTGGGTGAAGTTAAAGCTCGCGGGCTCAAAGAAAAACAATTTGTCAATTTATATAAAGATGATGCCAGAGCTTTTGATGTTCATCATCAAATGTCCATCATTGAAAGTGACCCGATGCGCTTTCGTCGCTCACTTCCGGGTCAATCTCCCCACGACCCCAATTTCCTCCATTGGTCATTTGATGATAATGCTGCTATAACTTCCGCCTCTGGAAAAGGCTTTAATCCTGAAGAATTTCCTGGTGAACTGAAAGCCATCAATAATGGTACGGGCCCCATCTATGAAAACGGTCAGTTTGGCAAAGCTCTCTTTTATAATGGTAAAGATGCTTATGTCGAAACCTCTTTCAAAGGTATTAGCGGAAACAAGCCAAGGACCGTCGCCTTCTGGACCAAAGTCCCAGAAGATTTCACAAGTCGCAACGGCTACGGCATGATTAGCTGGGGTTTACACCAAAAGGGTGCGGCCTGGCAAATCTCCCCTAATCCAGCTAAAAAAGAAGGTCAAATCGGTCGTATTCGGATTGGTACCATGGAGGCACCTGTTGTAGGGACTACTGATTTACGCGACCGTCGTTGGCATCATATTGCCGTGGTCATGTATGGAGGCGAAGCTGATACTTCGACTCATATCCTACTTTACGTCGATGGAAAATTGGAAAATACTTCACATAAAGCGGTTCATCGCATTGATACCATTTTGGATAACAAGAACTCACGCCCCTTGATCTTTGGGCGCAACATGGCTTTTAGTACTGATGATAAAAATATTCGTGACAAATTCTTCCGTGGATGGCTCGATGAAATTTTCATTTTTGATGCAGCACTCAATCAGGAGCAAATTCAAAACCTGATGGACACAAATTCTCTATAG
- a CDS encoding type II secretion system protein, producing MKQIDFRKKANPSLNKRFNLIELMLVIAVIAILSSFLLPVLNKAKKAARIAVCASNQKQIGIAFYSSAHDNDNYLPKPGAWSWDDLLSDYDGRNLTSAQKGDHTMNSSTYGQDHGELYRCPLFDGSPTVSTLDISYAVSNYSGGAASGLGVISDTGTNANTAKITRISKPDETIMLFDYNRPGYSKLGRNDHSIERATDFFKWEVLSGTTGEMMHGNYDVNYLMIDGSVKEMDVLDTLHYYKPGAAFNNVRGTMWDATR from the coding sequence ATGAAACAAATAGATTTTAGAAAGAAGGCTAATCCTAGTTTAAACAAGCGCTTCAATTTGATTGAACTTATGTTGGTTATTGCAGTTATTGCTATTTTGAGTAGTTTCTTGTTGCCAGTTCTAAATAAGGCGAAGAAAGCAGCCAGAATTGCCGTATGCGCTAGCAATCAAAAGCAAATAGGCATAGCCTTTTACTCTTCCGCGCATGATAATGACAACTACCTCCCGAAACCTGGCGCTTGGTCTTGGGACGACTTACTTTCTGACTACGATGGCCGTAACCTAACATCAGCGCAAAAAGGTGACCATACCATGAACAGCAGTACATATGGTCAGGATCATGGTGAATTATACCGGTGCCCACTCTTTGACGGATCTCCTACTGTTAGTACACTAGACATCTCTTATGCTGTGAGCAATTACAGCGGTGGTGCTGCCAGCGGCCTAGGGGTTATCAGTGATACTGGTACTAATGCGAATACAGCAAAAATTACTAGGATATCAAAGCCCGATGAAACCATCATGCTTTTTGATTATAATCGTCCAGGTTATAGCAAACTCGGCAGAAATGACCATAGTATTGAAAGGGCGACAGATTTTTTTAAGTGGGAAGTGCTTTCAGGTACAACTGGAGAAATGATGCACGGCAATTATGATGTGAACTACCTCATGATCGACGGCAGTGTGAAGGAGATGGATGTTCTGGATACACTCCATTACTATAAGCCCGGAGCCGCATTTAATAATGTTAGAGGAACTATGTGGGATGCGACAAGATAA
- a CDS encoding type II secretion system protein, which yields MKKNVNYSSLNNRKSFTLLEILVVVAIIGILASMLLPTLGNARKKAKIAVCTSQIKQVNLALLMYTDDSNDYFPTGSTGNVTWDNLIAGYDGRGSLTAAQQAQGVQLKSVYGDEYGQIYRCPLFNETSYTIIREDYIPMTYALNRGVDGNPGYMGVAGTNYSRRVMDIANPDTAMILGEYYRNRYSYMGNNVWTLISMANYRTAINDSLNEGNKEMHDDRQSFLFADGHIEKLSRDSIWVPYNDVRESLWDTEK from the coding sequence ATGAAAAAAAATGTGAATTACAGCAGCTTAAATAATCGAAAATCCTTCACTTTGCTTGAAATACTGGTGGTGGTGGCGATTATTGGGATTTTGGCGAGCATGTTGTTGCCTACTCTTGGCAATGCGCGTAAAAAAGCCAAAATCGCGGTATGCACTAGCCAGATAAAACAAGTAAATTTAGCCCTGCTCATGTATACTGATGATAGTAATGACTATTTCCCGACGGGATCCACAGGCAATGTGACCTGGGACAATCTAATTGCAGGCTACGATGGACGTGGGTCATTAACAGCAGCGCAACAGGCTCAGGGGGTACAGCTTAAAAGTGTCTATGGGGATGAGTATGGTCAAATATACAGGTGCCCATTGTTTAACGAGACATCATACACAATTATTAGGGAGGATTATATACCTATGACTTATGCCCTGAATCGTGGAGTGGATGGTAATCCTGGTTACATGGGCGTTGCGGGCACTAATTATAGTAGAAGAGTTATGGATATAGCAAATCCTGATACAGCAATGATACTTGGTGAATATTACCGTAACCGTTATAGCTACATGGGCAATAATGTTTGGACTTTAATTTCTATGGCCAATTATAGAACTGCAATAAACGATAGTTTAAACGAGGGTAATAAAGAGATGCACGACGATAGGCAGAGCTTTCTTTTTGCCGACGGACATATTGAGAAATTATCCCGTGATTCTATATGGGTACCTTATAACGATGTTCGAGAAAGTTTGTGGGATACCGAGAAATAG
- a CDS encoding acyltransferase family protein, producing MEMNKRVLSLDILRGICIMIVLIHHVSIDSIPNMPELTGLTGFIFWKIRGLGWSGVDLFFVLSGFLIGGLLLSELEQFKKINIKRFLLRRGLKIWPSYYFLIVVLALFGATNWIREGDFSDQLTQVIVHVLYLQNYFDIGTNGPTWSLTIEEHFYTILPFLILAIYNFSDKVNKNLKSLPIVMSIIIILIIANRFIHSYNVDDLKNHFMLSHFRFDSLLAGVVIQYFYRNNKEKMKALLTKHQLTIFSLAFLCVIPSMFWGRNTPFMFTLGFALLTLGYGLILSRVICHGFGSFESTYAAKALAHIGCWSYNIYLWHFFLPKLFKPFYEPIQIAISNISTVPEIVLLIQATFYIGLSILVGYLATVIIEKPFLKLRSKYVPQGFKPNVI from the coding sequence ATGGAAATGAATAAAAGAGTTTTATCTCTAGATATACTCAGAGGTATTTGTATTATGATTGTATTAATACATCATGTGAGTATTGATAGTATTCCTAATATGCCTGAGCTTACAGGGCTGACAGGTTTTATCTTTTGGAAAATAAGAGGACTTGGTTGGTCTGGGGTTGATTTATTTTTTGTTTTGAGTGGTTTTTTAATTGGAGGCCTTCTTTTATCTGAACTTGAGCAATTTAAAAAAATTAATATCAAGCGCTTTTTATTAAGAAGAGGTTTGAAAATTTGGCCTTCATATTATTTCCTAATTGTTGTTTTGGCACTGTTTGGTGCAACTAATTGGATTAGAGAGGGAGATTTTAGTGATCAATTGACTCAGGTGATCGTTCATGTTTTGTATTTGCAGAATTATTTCGATATAGGCACTAATGGACCTACTTGGTCATTGACAATTGAAGAACATTTTTACACCATTTTACCCTTCTTGATTTTAGCCATTTACAATTTTTCTGACAAGGTTAATAAAAACCTTAAATCCCTGCCTATCGTTATGAGCATTATCATTATTTTGATTATTGCAAATAGATTCATACATAGCTATAACGTAGATGATTTAAAGAACCATTTTATGCTATCTCACTTTCGTTTTGATAGTTTATTAGCAGGGGTCGTTATACAGTACTTTTATCGCAATAATAAAGAAAAAATGAAAGCTTTATTGACTAAGCATCAACTCACTATATTTAGCTTGGCTTTTTTATGTGTGATCCCGTCGATGTTCTGGGGTAGAAATACCCCCTTTATGTTTACGTTAGGTTTTGCACTTCTAACCTTGGGGTACGGATTAATATTATCACGAGTTATTTGTCATGGTTTTGGTTCTTTTGAATCTACTTATGCAGCAAAAGCTTTAGCTCACATAGGATGTTGGTCTTATAATATCTATCTATGGCATTTCTTTTTACCAAAACTTTTTAAACCTTTTTATGAGCCGATTCAAATAGCTATTTCAAATATTAGTACAGTTCCTGAAATTGTTCTTTTAATTCAGGCGACCTTCTATATAGGGCTTTCGATTTTAGTAGGTTACTTAGCGACAGTGATTATTGAAAAACCTTTTCTTAAACTTAGATCAAAATATGTTCCACAAGGCTTTAAGCCCAATGTAATATGA
- a CDS encoding arylsulfatase: MINSFFQTALLILVFSLPMFGQEKKHDTDKKPNIIFILTDDQGYGDVAKHGHPYLDSPNMDRLYDESVRFDSFYVSPSCSPTRAALLTGMHEFRNGVTHTIQPREHLHKDAITLPDLLKTAGYKTGFVGKWHLGNSKGYAPQYRGFDWYAKNAKGPHKHFDVEMIRNGKRRQVKGFREDAFFDEAMTFINEADDQPFFLYLCTYSPHTPLGAPQDLVAKYEAKGLNNKHATYLAMIENIDYNLGRLDAFLKKRDLAEDTILIFMNDNGVTEGLDVYNAGMRGPKCTVWEGGTRAFSFWRWPGQWKPQTVNNLTAHLDVLPTLCELAGVEIPSELEEELEGYSLLPLINDQKWDQDNRLLFHNVGRWPSGTAAAHKYAMSSIRKGNYLLVHSSDCGDAVCARYPSQCTTMRKVKKGLISTTYTQKNAQFHWAVTPGDSWQLFNVKDDPACLKDLSKSKPELIFEMTKAYDQWWDEQFPIMMARNGDAGSPEANKRVKKK; this comes from the coding sequence ATGATAAATAGTTTTTTTCAAACAGCGCTTCTAATACTTGTTTTTTCATTGCCGATGTTTGGACAAGAAAAAAAACATGATACCGATAAGAAACCTAATATAATTTTCATCTTAACGGATGATCAGGGTTATGGCGATGTAGCGAAGCATGGTCACCCGTATTTAGATAGCCCCAATATGGATCGCTTATATGATGAGAGTGTACGTTTCGATAGCTTTTATGTAAGTCCATCCTGTTCTCCTACTCGTGCGGCCTTGTTGACGGGTATGCATGAGTTCCGCAATGGCGTGACGCATACAATTCAGCCACGTGAGCATTTACATAAGGATGCGATCACTTTGCCTGATTTATTAAAGACGGCGGGTTATAAGACAGGCTTTGTGGGCAAGTGGCACCTTGGTAATAGTAAGGGTTATGCACCACAATATCGAGGTTTTGATTGGTATGCGAAGAACGCAAAAGGTCCCCATAAACATTTTGATGTAGAGATGATTCGCAATGGCAAGAGGCGTCAAGTTAAAGGCTTTCGTGAAGATGCCTTCTTCGATGAAGCGATGACTTTTATTAATGAGGCAGATGATCAGCCATTTTTTCTCTACCTCTGTACTTATTCACCTCATACACCCTTGGGTGCCCCGCAAGATCTTGTGGCCAAATATGAAGCCAAGGGACTCAATAACAAGCATGCAACTTATCTTGCGATGATTGAAAATATTGATTACAATCTTGGACGCTTGGATGCTTTTCTAAAAAAACGAGATTTAGCAGAAGATACAATACTGATTTTTATGAATGATAATGGTGTGACCGAGGGGCTTGATGTTTATAACGCGGGCATGCGAGGTCCAAAATGTACCGTATGGGAAGGTGGAACACGAGCTTTTTCCTTTTGGCGTTGGCCAGGACAGTGGAAGCCCCAAACAGTCAATAATCTAACGGCTCATCTCGATGTACTTCCTACGCTATGTGAATTAGCTGGGGTAGAAATCCCGAGTGAATTAGAAGAGGAATTAGAGGGCTATAGTTTATTGCCCTTAATAAACGATCAAAAATGGGATCAAGATAATCGTCTTTTGTTTCACAATGTCGGGCGTTGGCCCAGTGGAACGGCTGCAGCACATAAATATGCCATGAGCTCGATCCGCAAAGGCAATTACCTGCTCGTTCATAGTAGTGACTGTGGGGATGCGGTATGCGCAAGATATCCGAGTCAGTGCACGACAATGAGAAAGGTTAAAAAAGGATTGATTAGTACAACTTATACCCAGAAAAATGCTCAGTTTCATTGGGCTGTCACTCCTGGAGATAGCTGGCAACTCTTTAATGTGAAAGATGATCCTGCTTGTCTCAAAGATTTATCTAAATCAAAGCCCGAACTCATTTTTGAAATGACCAAAGCTTATGACCAGTGGTGGGACGAACAATTTCCGATCATGATGGCGCGCAATGGTGACGCGGGTAGTCCTGAAGCGAATAAGCGTGTTAAGAAAAAATAG
- a CDS encoding alpha/beta hydrolase fold domain-containing protein, translating into MKTKDNFNKITSSYTYLLLVCFLGFFHYESLAAEPLKQRNNGTPTSILCLGDSITEGGSKFKVYRHPLYKKLIESGYNVKFIGPKSSVEDGIRLGHAGYSGNNAQQINAKFNGIYKKYPADIILIHSAHNYTQEQKPIKKVIASLSSIIEKAKKINPQVTILIARGITSGKLPKYSYLPKLNQEITLLGTKLKSSSIIIVDQDKDFNWKTDTVKDKVHPNALGAEKMADKWFNSLQPILKETHRLNNSPINILPDNEKQALAKADKVLTYKSLADKNLKMHIYLPTDLKKSELRPALLFIHGGGWHAGNPAVHALESMYFAKRGLVTATISYRLLAQKAGAKSPTDCLEDVKSAMRYLRKHSTELHINPDKIIACGGSAGGHLASALATIKADKHTHDNQQISSIPNALILLYPAFELVKGWKKGGVICREKGMNPAKFSPALLVDKNTPPTLILAGSKDPISTSETNLAFIKKMNSYHNKASFIEYTGKGHTLFKRHRNDLHFRGTLHYMEAFLKELNYLQEILAPPIQLDHKKVS; encoded by the coding sequence ATGAAAACAAAAGATAATTTCAATAAAATAACGTCTTCTTACACTTATTTATTATTAGTATGTTTTCTTGGTTTTTTTCATTATGAGAGCCTTGCTGCTGAGCCGCTTAAGCAGAGAAATAATGGGACTCCAACATCAATACTTTGCCTAGGAGATTCCATTACCGAAGGAGGCTCAAAATTCAAAGTTTATCGTCATCCCCTTTACAAGAAACTGATCGAGTCAGGCTATAATGTAAAATTCATCGGACCGAAAAGTTCTGTCGAAGATGGCATCCGACTTGGTCACGCAGGCTATAGCGGAAACAATGCCCAGCAGATCAATGCCAAATTCAATGGCATCTATAAGAAGTATCCTGCCGATATTATCCTCATCCATTCAGCTCACAATTATACTCAAGAGCAAAAACCCATAAAAAAGGTCATTGCTAGCCTGAGCTCTATAATCGAAAAAGCAAAAAAGATTAATCCGCAAGTCACCATTTTAATCGCCCGAGGCATCACGAGTGGCAAACTTCCTAAGTATTCATATCTCCCCAAGCTTAATCAAGAAATAACTTTACTTGGTACAAAGCTGAAATCATCAAGTATAATTATTGTTGATCAAGACAAGGATTTTAATTGGAAGACGGACACCGTAAAGGACAAAGTTCATCCCAATGCCCTCGGAGCCGAAAAAATGGCGGACAAGTGGTTTAATAGCTTGCAGCCTATCCTAAAAGAAACACACCGTTTAAATAATAGCCCGATAAATATTCTTCCTGATAACGAAAAACAAGCTTTGGCCAAGGCAGACAAAGTCCTCACATATAAAAGCCTTGCTGACAAAAATCTAAAAATGCATATCTACCTGCCTACAGATTTGAAAAAATCAGAGCTAAGACCAGCCCTATTGTTTATCCATGGCGGTGGCTGGCATGCAGGAAACCCTGCCGTTCATGCGCTCGAATCTATGTATTTTGCCAAACGAGGACTTGTGACTGCCACCATAAGCTATCGTTTACTGGCTCAAAAGGCAGGTGCTAAATCTCCCACCGATTGCCTAGAAGATGTAAAATCAGCCATGCGTTACCTTCGTAAACATAGCACTGAACTACATATAAACCCAGATAAAATCATTGCCTGTGGTGGCTCTGCTGGAGGCCATCTTGCATCTGCACTAGCCACAATAAAGGCTGATAAGCATACACACGATAATCAACAGATTTCATCTATCCCCAATGCTTTAATATTGCTCTATCCTGCCTTTGAATTAGTGAAGGGCTGGAAAAAAGGTGGTGTCATTTGCCGTGAAAAAGGCATGAATCCCGCGAAATTTTCTCCGGCCTTACTCGTCGATAAGAATACGCCTCCTACTCTTATTTTAGCCGGTTCCAAAGACCCCATTTCAACAAGCGAAACAAACCTAGCCTTTATCAAAAAAATGAACTCGTATCACAATAAAGCTAGCTTTATCGAGTACACTGGAAAAGGACATACACTCTTTAAGCGGCACAGAAACGATCTCCACTTTCGTGGCACACTGCATTATATGGAAGCTTTCCTCAAGGAACTTAATTATCTTCAGGAAATTCTCGCTCCACCAATACAGCTTGATCACAAAAAAGTAAGCTAG
- a CDS encoding type II secretion system protein translates to MKKSINHRAPKNRKTFTLIEILVVVAIIGILASLLMPVLGKARKTARNVLCMNNLRQLHLAIAMYADDNGGYVPDRSGLNNQVSWDDMLSGYDGREALEDEERNGHAFLKDTYGENYGIIYKCPFETPNATTPNMTYAFTRFSNTQDALGLMGTDAPRPHEVGKPALAIMLFEYPYSRCRLGWDNYNIKRATDQRALINGGTSMLHGPYKSNYLMADGHVEGLEIDATVVPFQANTWVTYDSLWDATK, encoded by the coding sequence ATGAAAAAAAGTATAAATCACAGAGCCCCAAAGAATAGAAAAACCTTTACTTTAATTGAAATACTCGTGGTGGTGGCGATTATTGGCATTTTAGCGTCCCTACTTATGCCTGTCCTAGGCAAGGCCCGAAAAACAGCTAGAAACGTCCTATGCATGAACAATCTAAGGCAATTGCATTTAGCCATAGCCATGTATGCTGATGATAATGGCGGATATGTTCCCGATAGATCAGGCCTTAACAATCAGGTGTCGTGGGACGATATGCTTTCTGGCTACGATGGTCGTGAGGCATTAGAGGATGAGGAAAGAAATGGGCATGCTTTCTTAAAAGATACTTATGGGGAGAACTATGGTATAATATATAAGTGCCCATTTGAGACACCGAATGCTACGACCCCAAACATGACTTATGCTTTTACCCGGTTCTCAAATACTCAAGATGCACTAGGGCTTATGGGTACAGATGCACCAAGACCTCATGAGGTTGGAAAACCCGCTTTAGCAATAATGCTTTTTGAATATCCCTATTCACGTTGTCGTCTTGGCTGGGATAATTATAATATAAAGCGGGCTACAGATCAGCGGGCTCTAATAAACGGCGGTACGTCAATGCTACACGGCCCTTATAAGTCGAACTACCTTATGGCCGACGGACATGTCGAAGGCTTGGAAATTGATGCCACCGTAGTCCCGTTTCAAGCCAATACGTGGGTTACTTATGACAGTTTGTGGGACGCTACAAAATAA
- a CDS encoding sulfatase, whose protein sequence is MNKLLIILVSVFYLSSLITADEKANTPPNIIVIVVDDLGYADMSHTAMASDVSTPNIDALAEAGVRFTNAYATAPICNASRIAIMTGSYQQRQGVYWYGGPGLHGAKFTTIAESLKEKGYATGLVGKFHHGKTDHINGRGFPLNHGFDFFYGFSGGTKHYLHHSDSYQDRNLHEGAMYVQKEKKNVEGFTTELFGEQARSFINKNKDKSFYLHLSFNAVHNFTHQLPESYLKEKGLKGFADNESKETYWQWRQKIGYPAHPEGRDYYLGQLYFLDREIGLVMKQLDELKLTDNTAVFFISDNGGSLVTYANNGELNGGKYTLFEGGNRVPLIIKYPRLNSTTKVIDSVTSTMDLYPTICSLVKAEIPSHLDGINLLPILSAKGEIKKRTLFWDTKYQEALRRGKWKYIKTNKTPNKRLQITETPTGEFLYNLELDPGETKNLATLYPDLVSDMKLALKKWQEEIKNK, encoded by the coding sequence ATGAATAAATTATTAATCATTCTCGTGTCTGTATTTTATCTTAGCAGCCTTATTACTGCAGACGAAAAAGCCAATACTCCACCGAATATCATTGTCATTGTTGTCGATGACCTGGGTTATGCCGATATGTCGCACACTGCTATGGCAAGCGATGTATCCACGCCTAATATAGATGCTCTAGCTGAAGCTGGAGTTCGGTTCACAAATGCTTATGCCACCGCTCCCATCTGCAATGCATCTCGCATAGCTATTATGACAGGATCTTACCAGCAGCGTCAAGGGGTCTATTGGTATGGCGGGCCGGGTTTGCACGGTGCAAAATTTACCACCATTGCCGAGAGCCTAAAAGAAAAGGGCTATGCGACTGGACTCGTGGGGAAATTCCATCATGGCAAGACTGATCATATAAATGGTCGTGGTTTTCCCTTAAATCACGGTTTTGACTTTTTTTATGGCTTCAGCGGCGGCACCAAACATTACCTACACCACAGCGATAGCTACCAAGACCGCAACCTCCATGAAGGCGCCATGTATGTGCAGAAAGAGAAAAAAAATGTGGAGGGTTTTACAACCGAGCTATTCGGTGAGCAGGCACGCTCATTTATCAATAAAAATAAAGACAAGTCTTTTTATCTGCACCTCTCATTCAATGCCGTCCATAACTTCACTCATCAGTTACCTGAGAGTTATTTGAAAGAAAAAGGTCTCAAGGGCTTTGCCGATAATGAGAGCAAAGAGACCTATTGGCAATGGCGTCAGAAAATCGGCTATCCGGCTCATCCGGAAGGGCGCGATTATTACCTCGGTCAACTCTATTTTCTCGATCGTGAAATCGGCTTAGTCATGAAGCAGCTAGACGAACTAAAACTCACGGATAATACCGCCGTTTTCTTTATCAGTGATAATGGTGGATCATTGGTGACTTATGCAAATAACGGTGAATTGAATGGGGGAAAATACACTTTATTTGAAGGTGGTAATCGAGTGCCATTAATTATCAAGTATCCACGATTAAATAGTACTACAAAAGTGATTGACTCTGTAACGAGCACGATGGATCTTTACCCGACTATTTGCTCTTTAGTGAAGGCTGAAATACCGTCCCACCTCGATGGCATAAATCTGCTCCCCATACTTTCCGCTAAAGGCGAAATCAAAAAACGGACCTTGTTCTGGGATACCAAGTACCAAGAAGCCCTCCGGCGCGGCAAGTGGAAGTACATAAAGACAAATAAAACGCCAAATAAACGCTTGCAGATAACTGAGACACCCACAGGTGAATTCTTGTATAATCTCGAGCTCGACCCTGGCGAAACCAAGAACCTAGCCACCTTATACCCCGACTTAGTCTCCGACATGAAACTTGCCCTCAAAAAATGGCAAGAAGAGATTAAAAATAAATAA